Part of the Nitrospirota bacterium genome is shown below.
AAGCAGGGCTATCAGGAAGTCGGCCCCATTCCGAATCTTCTGATCCAGGACAGCGCAGAAATCCTGCTGCGCAAAACCAGCGGACCGGCGAGAATAAGTAAAAAGTAAAAAGTGCGGGATCCCACTACCCCGTTTTTGCCTTTTCACTTTTGAACTTTTCATTGGAACGAGCCATGCGAGTGATCAAGCTTCTCCATACCCGTATGAGGGTCAGCGACATGGACCAGACGATCGCCTTCTACCGAGATGTCCTCGGACTGGAGGTGCTGGAGCGTAAGGTCTCGCCGCGGGGCTCCCATCTGGCCTTCCTCAAGATACCCCAGAGTGAGGAACTCATCGAACTCTGCAGCTTCCCCCCGAGCGGACCGGTGACGGTCCAGGAGGATCTGGTTCACCTGGCCTTTCAAGTCGAAAGCCTGGACGAGACCATCGCATCCCTCACGGAGCAGGGCATTCAGATTACAGACGGGCCGACCGCAACCTCATCCGGCAGCCGGTTTATTTTCATCGATGCCCCGGACGGGTATGAAGTCGAACTGATCGAACGGCCGCATGGTGTGAAGATCGTATGAACCTCGTGAAGCGTCGTTCGTCGCTCGTGAAGAGTCCGCCACCGATTTCAGATCCTAGCCCCCACTCGCCCCATTGACGATTCCGGGCCAGCCACAGTATTGTTCCTCCGCTTCACGAACGACGAGATACCAAAGGAGCCAGACATGAAGAACGGATTCTTTCGCGGACATGGGCTGGGCAATGACTACATCGTCATGGACCCCAAGGAACTGTCGTTTTCGCTGAGCCCATCGAGGATCAAAGCTATCTGCGATCGTAATTGGGGACTGGGCAGCGACGGGATCCTGGCGCTGGTGCCGACGAAAAAAGCGGACTTCGGTCTGCGCATCTACAATCCTGACGGCAGCGAAGCGGAAAAGTCCGGCAACGGCCTGCGCATCTTCGCCCGCTATCTCCACGCAACCGGCAAAACGAAGAAAAAACACTTTACCGTCGAAACCAAGGGCGGGCTGGTGACGATCGAGCTGCATCTGGACCGGCATGGGGATGCGAGTTCCGTCACAGTCGAAATGGGCAAGGCTTCATTCCAGCCTGCCTCACTCCCCTGCAGCCTCATAGTCAACGAACTGATCACACAGCCCATCAAGGCGGCAGGCCAGCCACTTATGTTTACCGGAGTCAGCGTCGGCAATCCCCATTGCGTCGTGTTCAAACCGGCAGGCCAGTCCTGGTCGCGAGAGGATCTCCTCAAGCTGGGGCCTGCGCTGGAAAACCATGCCCTCTTCCCGAAACGCACGAACGTGCAGCTCGCCGTGCCAACCGGCCCGAAGGAACTCTTCATCCTGATCTGGGAGCGCGGAGCCGGTGAAACCCAGGCCTCCGGGTCCTCCTCCTGCGCCGCAGCAAGCGCGGCCGTCAAACTCAGACTGGTCAAGAGCCCCGTCACGGTGAAAATGCCGGGAGGCCAGCTCAATATCCAGGTCGCCGAAGACTTCAGCCTCACGATGAAGGGACCGGTCGCGGAAGTCGCGCGCGGAAGCCTGAGCCCCTCGTTCGTGCGCGGGCTCAGGTAACCTTCGTCAGACGTCATTCGTCAATCGAGAAGAAAGATACAGGGGTTTCCTGTTATTCTTACGGGTGACGGATGACCTATGACGATTGACGTTCTCCAATCCAAACTCGACCACCTGCCGGACCAGCCTGGCTGCTATCTTTTCAAAGACGGGCAGGGCGAAGTCCTCTATGTCGGGAAGGCCTCGGTCCTGTCCAACCGGGTGAAGTCCTACTTTCAAAAAGGGACCGACCACTCCCCGAAAAATATCGTCCTGATCGGCAAGATCGCGGATCTCGACACGATCGTCACCCGTTCAGAGCTCGAAGCCCTCATCCTCGAAAACAACCTGATCAAGAGGCACAGGCCCCGCTTCAACATCCTCTTGCGGGACGACAAGCAGTATCCCTACCTGCGTCTGCCGATCAAAGAAGACTTCCCGCGCCTCACCGTCGTCCGCCGCGTGCAAAAAGACGGCGCCCTCTACTATGGCCCCTACCCGCCGGCCGGCGCCTTGAGGGAGACGTTGAAGGTCATCAAGAAAACCTTCCCCCTGGCCACCTGCACCATCGCGATCGACGGCAAGGCGGACCGGGCCTGCATCGAATTCGAAATCAAACGGTGCATGGCGCCCTGCACCGGCAACCAATCGAAAGAGGACTACCACCGCATCGTCGCGCAGGTCCGCCAGTTTCTCGAAGGGCGCGACCATGAATTGCTGGACAACTTGCGCGCCCAGATGGAGCTGGCGGCGGAACGCGAGGAATTCGAGGAAGCGGCGCGGCTGCGCGATCGGCTCTTCAACATCGAACGCACGCTCGAAAAGCAACGGATCACCCAAACGACGACGACCGATCAGGACGTGATCGGCCTGGCGCGGCAAGGCACGGCCGTCGATCTCCAGATCCTCTTCGTGCGCGGCGGCCTCCTGATCGGACGCAAGGACTACTTCTGGCCCCAGTTAGCCGACACCGGCGACGAGGAACTCGTTCGATCCGCCATCGAACAGTTCTACAACAAAGACGGGCAACCGCCCAAAGAGCTGCTCATCCCCACCGATCTGGACAACGCCAAGGTCATTGAAGAATGGCTCTCGGGGAAGCGGGGAAACACCGTCCGCGTGGTGACGCCGGAGCGGGGCGTGAAACACCAATTGGTCCTCCTCGCGGAGGAAAACGCCGCAGCCTCCGTCGCCAATCACCTGCGCGACGAAGAAGTCGGCCGCCAAGCCGTGGAAGAGCTGAAGCGACTCATCCGGCTGGACGTCGTGCCCAAACGCATCGAGGGGTTCGACATTTCGAATACCATGGGCAACCAGTCCGTCGCCTCCATGGTCGTCTGGGAAGACGGCCAGATGAAGAAAGCCGACTACCGACGGTTCACCATCAAAACCGTCACAGGCGCCAACGACTTTGCCAGCATGCAGGAAGTCGTCACGCGCCGCTATGGAGAGAGCGAACATCTCGCGCGCCCGGATCTCATCCTCATTGATGGAGGATTGGGCCAGCTCGCCGCAGCCATGGAAGGGCTGAAACAGGTCGGGCAGCAAGACCTGCCCATTATTGGATTGGCCAAGGCGCGAGGCGAAAAGGAAGAGCGGATTTTCCTGCCGGGCCGGAAGAACCCCATCGTACTGCGCGCGAACTCCCCGGCCACCCATCTCGTGCAGCGCATTCGCGATGAGGCCCATCGATTTGCGATCACGTTCCATCGCAAGCTGCGAAGCAAAGCCCTGATGGTCTCGCAACTGGATCAGGTGAGCGGCATCGGCGAGATCACCAGAACCCGGCTGCTCAAAGAATATGGCAGCCTGACAAACATCGCAGCCGCCACGGATGACGAACTATCGGCATCCGGTCTCGATGCAAATACGGTCGCGGCCATGAGAAAAGCGCTCGCAAACACGGCTCCGTCGCACAATTGAACGCAGTCATCCCCGAGCGACTGAGCAGCACCCCTCGCATACAAGCTCCCACAAGCCGACAGACACAACCGAGCCCTCTCTTCAAAACATAAATTTGAGACTGGCGGTCCCCAAGTGGACATAGGCATGGCACCTCCCGTCGACGGTAGGGTTGCGATTCCCGGTAATAGTCCGCGGCTCATAGAACCATAAACAAAAAGCCCGAGCTTTTAGGATAGTCGGGGCACCTTGCCTATCGGCGGGGAGCTCCAGGGTGACAACGCAAGAAACAAGGACCAAACAACGATCAATATGGGTCAACTCGGCACTATTTTTAAATATGTGATTTTATGACCACGCGCCCTTGCTGACTTCTTCAAAGAAAGTAGGTAGAATGGTCATCTGTCTTTCAGGAAGAATCCAAGGCCCTCATTACGATGTCACGGCAGTCCCTACCGATAGTTAGGGGGGGCAATTGCTGAGGCATTCTGGAGAATGCAGAGGGAAGGAGGGAATTCCATGGCAGTGCCTAGAAAAGTCGCAGCCGCCAACACCCTCACCGTTTCCGGTGAGATTCAAGATAGATGCTCAGCGCATAGTCAAGCGCATCTCGTCTCGGACGATGTACTGTATGGGGAATTTCCTTTTATCCAGCGAGAGAGGGAATTGTCTCATTCATTAGGGGTGCATGAGAGTGCTGATCGCAGCCCCTCTCACATATCGAGGGTGAAAGGCCCAGGCGAATCGCGACGTCCGTTTCCTTCCAAGACGTTTTCTAACCTGACGAAATCGGAGATACATCAAGTCCTAGAAATCCTCCACTACTCAATGGACGCCAGGACAGGGGATGATGTGCAACATATTCTCCAACTTCTCCAACGCACAGTGGCTTGCCCTAGAGTGATAGGTGGTGTTGCACGCCTCACCACAAAAGGTAGCTTTAAAGAATTCACCAGTATGCTCAATGTAAGTTATTCGAACGACTGGGTATATGCCTATTGCAAGAACGAGTACGCAACCGTCGACCCGGTATTGAAATCTCTCCTCTCTACGTTCCAAACGCAAACCTGGAAGCAGACATACTCAACAGCCAGCTCTCGAAAGCAGCTAGAATTTGTCGAAGAAGCTCGCTCGTTCGGACTGACCCACGGAATAACCACTGGAGTCCTTGAGCAAAACCAGGGATTCGCAACCTTCTTTTCATTTGCCGGAGGCGATGCGAACGGCACAGCCCGCTATAGAGGGCTATTGGAATATCTCATCCCCTATCTGCACCGCGTCCTGATCGCGAACACCCATATGCCATTGTCCACCCAAGCCAAGGGCCTTTCGCCTCGAGAAATGACAGTATTGTTCTGGATGAAGGAAGGAAAAACAAACTGGGAAATCGCTCGTATTGTGGGGGTGACCGAACGGACTGTGCGCTTTCACGTTGAAGGCATTTTCATGAAGCTTGATGCCAGTTCCCGCACTCAGGCAGTGGCAGTTGCCATGGAGCATGGCCTGCTTCAGGCAGGGTAAGCTACCCACCCTGGCGATTGAAATCTTTCTTCACTCAGGCTGCGGCCAATTTTCTTCCTCTCTCGCCTAACAACTGCTGATCTTGCCGCCAAATCTGGGTTGCGTCTGACTCGACAAACTGCTGCCTAGGCTCCCTGGCAAAGAATCCGCTTTTCTCAAACGAGGTCGAACCGTCTACCGCATTCATCCACTGGAAAAACGACGGCTGTTTGAGCGGACAGGTTTCGTAAAACAGCTTCCAGTCAAGAACGGCAGCAATTGACAGCGCCCCAGCTGGGGGAAGAGATACGGCCGGGCTAATGGCCTCGCACGAAAGCCCTATCCCCCGAAGCACCCGGAGAAATCTTTTCTCAACCACCATATACATATAGGGGACCTCGTTCTGCCTTGACCATTGATACACCCCCTTAATGAGAATCAGCATTAGACGACTCGAAAGTCCTTTGTCCGTCAACGTTGGGTCTAATGCCAGCCTCGTAATCTCTGCAGTATCGGGCTCCTTCCGAATTTCACAGTCCGCGAGTAAACAGGGACGAAATTCTTTCTCTATCATGAATGGGTAAGGGGATCGCACCATCCGAAAGACGCCACGGAGCTTCCGTTCGTCGTCAAACAGCCCAACCGACGTGGCAAATGTATCGTAGGCATCAACTTCAAGCCCATCGTCGCTTTTCGCAACCCATTGAAGCCGGTCAGCAAACACCTGGTGGCGCAGATGATACGACGCGCTGAGATCTTGCTCATCTGACAATGTTTTTACAAGTAATCTGTCCTCCCGAAACTCGATCGGTCGACTCTCCTCCAACACCAGCATGAGCACCTCCTTCTTCCTTCTACAGACCACTCGCTACCATGCGAGGAAAATGCATCAATTCATGGCGCCACGTCACCTGGCGGATCCGCCAGGTGACGGGATGAGCGCAGCCTCGTACTAGTAGTGCTCGAACTGATGAGTCCGGACGAGGAAGAGCTCCATTGACGTTCGTGTGTTGCGCGATTGGAAAGAAGGGGGTGTTCCAACTGATGAAAGATCGACGAGAGTTCCGAGTTGTCGACGGGTTTCGACAAGATCCTGGCAGGCTGGCACAACAGACAGATGATTTAAACCTAGGTATTTTATCTGCAACCAATCGATTACGCCCCTGCTCACCGCACGAGCAGATCGAGGACAGCATCGCCTCCGCCCTCAAAGCATCTGAGCAGCGGCTGAGTGCCTTGCTTCACGATCGCAGCCGCATCGGACGAGAGTTGCACGACTCCGTACTGCAAGCTCTCCATGCAATCGGGATGAGTCTTGCGCAAGCCCGTCGATTACAGAAGGGCATGCCATACACCGCGCAGTTGCCCTGCGATCAAGCAGCCAATCAGGTCAGCACACTCATCCAAGACATCCGACGAATGATTTTGTCCGTGGAGGCTAACGACATTGCGCCTTATAGTCTGACCTCAGAGCTGCGATTCCTCACCCAGACATTTGAGCGGGTGAGTGAGTTGCGGATTCGTATGGAGATCGACCAGGAGGCAGAAGAAATTCTGACCGGCGAAGAAGCCCGTGAACTCGTCACAATCACCAGAGAGGCCCTGAGTAATTGCATCCGTCATGCCCGCGCCACACGAACCGTGATCGCCCTTCGAAAAATCGGCCCACGAGTACGGCTGAGCATTCGCGACAATGGGGCTGGCTTTGAAGTCGGCCAGGAAGAAGGAAAGGGCATTGGATTCGCACAGATGGAAGCACGAGTCCGGAAGATCGGTGGTCGCCTGAAGATCCAATCCACTGTGGGTCACGGCACCTGTATCACCGCTGACGTCTACCTTGAACCGGCACTCACAACAGTATGAAACACTCACGCACCCATTTTGCCACAGCCCCGCCGCCCCAGGCTCCCAGTCGAGGCATGAGCAACAACACCAGAGCCAAGGCGCTCCGTTCGTCAAAGCAGGCCGATCGCCCAGGAGAGCCGATTGAGGATTGCTATCGCACGCTTCTGGAAACTTCAAACAGTGCAATTCTGCTTCTTTCGCCTAAGTCCATCATTCTGGGATGGAACCGCGCAGCGGAAATGCTCTCTGGCTGGAGCGCCGATAAAACGCTGGGACAGAGCTATGTGGCTCTCTGTCTCCCGGTGGAGACGCGCAAGTCATTCCTGGCTATGCTCGCGCAAGTCACCGCAGGGAGTGAGGCGCGAGGCTTCGAAAGCCCTCTTCTCACCCACACGAACTCGCAGTCGATGCTCTCCTGGAATATTTCGCGGGTGCTAAGCGCTCGCGGGAACCTGATTGGTCTCATGGCTATCGGCACAACCCTCCCCCCGCACAACGAGACGGAAAATACGCTCCGGCTCACCCACGCCAGCCTGAGCGAGGAGGCTCGCCGAATACAGATGGCCACAGAAGAGGAACGACGCAGAATCGCGCGGGAGATCCACGACGAGTTCGGGCAGGCCTTGACCGGCTTAAAGTTTGACCTGGCCTGGCTCAGTACAAAGCTGATGCCATCGCCCACTCCGTCATCCGTCACAGATCTGACGAGTAAAGTCCGGGCCATGTCCGGATCGGTCGACGCGCTCCTGGAATCCGTTCGTGCAACAGCGGCAGCCCTGCGCCCCGCGATGCTGGATGATCTCGGATTGGTCCCAGCGCTGGAATGCCTCGCCACGACATTTCAGCGTCGCACGGGCGCTCGCTGTACGGTGGAGGCAACGCCAGGATTCTCATCCCCAGCGCTCCCCCCTGAGGTATCGACGGCATTATTTCGCATCGCGCAGGAACTGCTGACGAATATACTGCGTCATGCCGGCGCCTCGCAGGTGCGTATGCGTCTGCACCGGAGCCATCACCTCGCAACCCTGGAAGTGGCTGACAATGGGAGGGGCATCACCAACGAGAGAATGGCCGCTCCTCGCTCATTCGGACTTCGGGGAATGCAGGAACGAACCTCCCTCCTAGGCGGCCACTTTCGCATTGTGGGGACGCCAGGGGTCGGCACGACAGCCATCGCCTCCATGCCTGTTGCGGAGTGCGTCGCCCATGATTGAGACGCAGCTGATGAAAATTCTCGTGATCGACGATCACGTGGTCGTGCGACGGGGCGTGAGACAAATCCTTGAGGAGACCTTCCCTCACGTCAAAGTCGGCGAAGCCAATACAGGCCAGAAAGGAATGGACGCGGTGCAGCAGGAACCGTGGGATCTGGCAATCGTGGATATCAGCCTTCCTGATCAGAGCGGACTGGAACTGCTGGGCAAATTACACTGCATCGCACCCGAGCTTCCGCTGATGGTCTTGAGCCTGCACCCGGAGGAGCAATATGCCGTGCGGGCCTTTCGTGCCGGAGCAATGGCCTATCTCACCAAACAGACCGCCTCAGAAGAGCTGGCCATGGCAGTCACACAAGTCCTGGCAGGACGCAGATATGTCACCGCCTCCCTCGGAGAACGTATGGCCGGCAACCTGAGCAAGCATCCCACCGGTCCCCCCCACCACACATTGTCCAAGCGAGAATTCGAAGTCCTCGTCTTGCTCGCGCAGGGCCAGTCTGTCAAAAGCATCGCCCAGGCCCTCACGCTCAACGTCAAAACCATCAGCACCTATCGCGCAAGGCTCCTGGACAAGCTCCAGCTCTCAACTACCGCCGAGCTCATCCGCTACGCTCTCGACCATCATCTTGTTGAATAAAGCTGGCGCCTGTTGCTCGCCCCTGCGCTGTAAGCATCTTCCTACGTCACAGCACGCGTTCATCTGATTGTCTCCGTCTTCCGTTCACGCTACCTTTCAACGAATGATTCAACCATGTACTCATCCGTTCGGAGCCATCCCATGACGATCGTCCTAGCCGACACGGACAGCAACTTTCTCCACAGACTCAAGCGGCGCCTTGAGAGAATCGCCAGCGTGAAAATAGTGGGAGAATCGTCGGATTCGGAAGAAGCGACCGCGATGATTCTGAACCGCAAACCGGACATCGCGATTCTCAACTCCTCGCTCCATGATGGCCGGGCCATCGAAGTCCTCCGCCAGGTCAAACGATTGATGGTCCCGCCAACCATCATCATCGTCACAGACAATCCCTCTCCTGACAACCAGACCTCCTGCTTTCTCGCCGGAGCTGACTTCTTTTTTGACAAGGCTACGGAAGAGCACCTGACGGTCAACGCCGTGCGCTTCCTCTCCGCACCCCAGAACCGGCTCAAGCCGTCGGACTCCCCCGTCGCCACGCTCAATGAGCAACCAGCGTCACGCCCTCCCCTGAACTCCGATCTGTCACTCGAATTGACAGAGCACCCCCTCCTTGACTAGGATACGCGCCGTGAGCCACCCCGATCATTCAACCTCCACAACCGTGAAACATACCCAATCTCCCATCGTGAGCCGCATCGAGCACGTGTTCGAAACTATCGTGTTCGCGAGCCGATGGATTCAAGCTCCGCTCTACGGCGGCTTGATCGTGGCCGAACTGCTCTATGCCTACAAATTTCTTGTGGAGCTGTGGGAGATGGTCCGGCACATCAACCAGCAGGAAGAGACCATCTTCATGCTGGGGATCCTGGGGCTGATCGACGTCACGATGGTGGCGAACTTGCTCACCATGGTGATCATCGGCGGCTAT
Proteins encoded:
- a CDS encoding VOC family protein — translated: MRVIKLLHTRMRVSDMDQTIAFYRDVLGLEVLERKVSPRGSHLAFLKIPQSEELIELCSFPPSGPVTVQEDLVHLAFQVESLDETIASLTEQGIQITDGPTATSSGSRFIFIDAPDGYEVELIERPHGVKIV
- the dapF gene encoding diaminopimelate epimerase, coding for MKNGFFRGHGLGNDYIVMDPKELSFSLSPSRIKAICDRNWGLGSDGILALVPTKKADFGLRIYNPDGSEAEKSGNGLRIFARYLHATGKTKKKHFTVETKGGLVTIELHLDRHGDASSVTVEMGKASFQPASLPCSLIVNELITQPIKAAGQPLMFTGVSVGNPHCVVFKPAGQSWSREDLLKLGPALENHALFPKRTNVQLAVPTGPKELFILIWERGAGETQASGSSSCAAASAAVKLRLVKSPVTVKMPGGQLNIQVAEDFSLTMKGPVAEVARGSLSPSFVRGLR
- the uvrC gene encoding excinuclease ABC subunit UvrC; translation: MTIDVLQSKLDHLPDQPGCYLFKDGQGEVLYVGKASVLSNRVKSYFQKGTDHSPKNIVLIGKIADLDTIVTRSELEALILENNLIKRHRPRFNILLRDDKQYPYLRLPIKEDFPRLTVVRRVQKDGALYYGPYPPAGALRETLKVIKKTFPLATCTIAIDGKADRACIEFEIKRCMAPCTGNQSKEDYHRIVAQVRQFLEGRDHELLDNLRAQMELAAEREEFEEAARLRDRLFNIERTLEKQRITQTTTTDQDVIGLARQGTAVDLQILFVRGGLLIGRKDYFWPQLADTGDEELVRSAIEQFYNKDGQPPKELLIPTDLDNAKVIEEWLSGKRGNTVRVVTPERGVKHQLVLLAEENAAASVANHLRDEEVGRQAVEELKRLIRLDVVPKRIEGFDISNTMGNQSVASMVVWEDGQMKKADYRRFTIKTVTGANDFASMQEVVTRRYGESEHLARPDLILIDGGLGQLAAAMEGLKQVGQQDLPIIGLAKARGEKEERIFLPGRKNPIVLRANSPATHLVQRIRDEAHRFAITFHRKLRSKALMVSQLDQVSGIGEITRTRLLKEYGSLTNIAAATDDELSASGLDANTVAAMRKALANTAPSHN
- a CDS encoding LuxR C-terminal-related transcriptional regulator, which codes for MAVPRKVAAANTLTVSGEIQDRCSAHSQAHLVSDDVLYGEFPFIQRERELSHSLGVHESADRSPSHISRVKGPGESRRPFPSKTFSNLTKSEIHQVLEILHYSMDARTGDDVQHILQLLQRTVACPRVIGGVARLTTKGSFKEFTSMLNVSYSNDWVYAYCKNEYATVDPVLKSLLSTFQTQTWKQTYSTASSRKQLEFVEEARSFGLTHGITTGVLEQNQGFATFFSFAGGDANGTARYRGLLEYLIPYLHRVLIANTHMPLSTQAKGLSPREMTVLFWMKEGKTNWEIARIVGVTERTVRFHVEGIFMKLDASSRTQAVAVAMEHGLLQAG
- a CDS encoding histidine kinase produces the protein MKDRREFRVVDGFRQDPGRLAQQTDDLNLGILSATNRLRPCSPHEQIEDSIASALKASEQRLSALLHDRSRIGRELHDSVLQALHAIGMSLAQARRLQKGMPYTAQLPCDQAANQVSTLIQDIRRMILSVEANDIAPYSLTSELRFLTQTFERVSELRIRMEIDQEAEEILTGEEARELVTITREALSNCIRHARATRTVIALRKIGPRVRLSIRDNGAGFEVGQEEGKGIGFAQMEARVRKIGGRLKIQSTVGHGTCITADVYLEPALTTV
- a CDS encoding histidine kinase, giving the protein MKHSRTHFATAPPPQAPSRGMSNNTRAKALRSSKQADRPGEPIEDCYRTLLETSNSAILLLSPKSIILGWNRAAEMLSGWSADKTLGQSYVALCLPVETRKSFLAMLAQVTAGSEARGFESPLLTHTNSQSMLSWNISRVLSARGNLIGLMAIGTTLPPHNETENTLRLTHASLSEEARRIQMATEEERRRIAREIHDEFGQALTGLKFDLAWLSTKLMPSPTPSSVTDLTSKVRAMSGSVDALLESVRATAAALRPAMLDDLGLVPALECLATTFQRRTGARCTVEATPGFSSPALPPEVSTALFRIAQELLTNILRHAGASQVRMRLHRSHHLATLEVADNGRGITNERMAAPRSFGLRGMQERTSLLGGHFRIVGTPGVGTTAIASMPVAECVAHD
- a CDS encoding response regulator transcription factor, encoding MIETQLMKILVIDDHVVVRRGVRQILEETFPHVKVGEANTGQKGMDAVQQEPWDLAIVDISLPDQSGLELLGKLHCIAPELPLMVLSLHPEEQYAVRAFRAGAMAYLTKQTASEELAMAVTQVLAGRRYVTASLGERMAGNLSKHPTGPPHHTLSKREFEVLVLLAQGQSVKSIAQALTLNVKTISTYRARLLDKLQLSTTAELIRYALDHHLVE
- a CDS encoding response regulator → MYSSVRSHPMTIVLADTDSNFLHRLKRRLERIASVKIVGESSDSEEATAMILNRKPDIAILNSSLHDGRAIEVLRQVKRLMVPPTIIIVTDNPSPDNQTSCFLAGADFFFDKATEEHLTVNAVRFLSAPQNRLKPSDSPVATLNEQPASRPPLNSDLSLELTEHPLLD
- a CDS encoding TIGR00645 family protein, producing the protein MSHPDHSTSTTVKHTQSPIVSRIEHVFETIVFASRWIQAPLYGGLIVAELLYAYKFLVELWEMVRHINQQEETIFMLGILGLIDVTMVANLLTMVIIGGYATFVSKLDLEGHPDRPDWLTHIDPGTIKIKLAASLIGISSIHLLKSFVNIANEDLEQIKWKIFIHLTFIGSAILLAWTDKIMQKDRKH